The proteins below are encoded in one region of Paenisporosarcina cavernae:
- the purK gene encoding 5-(carboxyamino)imidazole ribonucleotide synthase yields MMRTILPGQTIGIIGGGQLGRMMALAAKEAGFKIAVLDPTLDSPCGQVADIQIVANFDDQDALEELAECSDVITYEFENIDYESLKQLCNIAYIPQGAELIRVTQNRLIEKQTIEAAGVEVAAYREVTNEEELTAATEALGFPCILKTTFGGYDGKGQMTLSSTEDFQKVAELYQTQTCVLEKFVPFEKEISVIVQRNAKGETRCLPVAENIHVDHILHESIVPARTPEYVQLNAMELATKIADSVSLIGTLAVEMFVLEDGEILVNELAPRPHNSGHYSIEATRVSQFEQHIRAICGWPLATPELLKPCVMVNVLGEHVVPLTQILLKYPDWSIHLYGKKEAKHKRKMGHVTILTDNIDITLDEIEHSGVWSN; encoded by the coding sequence ATGATGCGCACAATTTTGCCAGGACAAACGATCGGAATTATCGGCGGCGGACAACTTGGACGGATGATGGCGCTTGCAGCGAAGGAAGCAGGATTTAAAATTGCCGTCCTTGATCCTACCTTGGATTCCCCGTGTGGACAAGTAGCAGATATTCAAATTGTCGCGAATTTTGATGATCAAGATGCGTTAGAAGAATTAGCAGAATGCAGTGATGTGATTACGTATGAATTTGAAAATATTGATTATGAATCCTTAAAGCAACTATGCAATATTGCATATATCCCGCAAGGAGCAGAACTAATACGAGTCACACAAAATCGTTTAATTGAAAAACAGACAATTGAAGCTGCTGGAGTAGAAGTTGCAGCATACCGAGAAGTGACGAACGAGGAAGAGTTAACGGCAGCGACGGAAGCGCTAGGATTTCCGTGTATTTTAAAAACCACGTTTGGCGGCTACGACGGCAAAGGGCAAATGACGCTGTCTAGCACAGAAGATTTCCAGAAAGTGGCAGAATTATATCAGACTCAAACATGTGTGTTAGAAAAATTCGTTCCGTTTGAAAAGGAAATCTCTGTCATCGTGCAGCGAAATGCCAAAGGGGAAACACGTTGTTTGCCAGTGGCGGAGAATATTCATGTCGATCATATTTTACACGAAAGTATCGTACCTGCTAGGACACCTGAATATGTGCAACTGAATGCGATGGAACTTGCGACAAAAATTGCAGATTCTGTGTCTCTAATAGGCACACTTGCAGTTGAAATGTTTGTACTAGAAGATGGAGAGATTTTGGTGAATGAATTAGCACCACGCCCTCACAATTCGGGGCATTACTCCATTGAAGCGACGAGAGTCTCACAATTTGAACAACATATACGTGCAATTTGTGGATGGCCGCTTGCAACGCCTGAGTTGCTAAAGCCTTGTGTCATGGTCAATGTGTTAGGAGAACATGTAGTGCCACTAACGCAAATATTATTAAAGTACCCGGATTGGTCGATTCACTTGTACGGAAAAAAAGAAGCGAAACACAAACGGAAAATGGGACACGTGACGATCTTAACAGACAATATTGATATCACGTTGGACGAAATTGAACACTCTGGTGTTTGGTCAAACTAA
- the purC gene encoding phosphoribosylaminoimidazolesuccinocarboxamide synthase, whose translation MEKGQLLYEGKAKRLYTTNEAGVLLVSYKDSATAFNGEKKETITGKGELNNAITSTLFQELHRVGISTHFIRKISSTEQLVREVSIIPLEVVVRKTVAGSLAKRLGLEEGMILNEPIVEFYYKDDSLGDPLVTTEHIRLLQLATPEELDVLKTDALTIFQHMHDYFHSHHVRLVDFKLEFGRTSTGDILLADEISPDTCRLWDETTNEKLDKDVFRRGLGNLTDAYQTIADRIGGTIA comes from the coding sequence GTGGAAAAAGGGCAATTGCTATATGAAGGAAAAGCAAAACGTTTGTATACAACGAATGAAGCTGGTGTTCTGCTCGTTTCATACAAAGATAGCGCAACCGCATTTAATGGGGAGAAAAAAGAAACGATTACTGGTAAAGGCGAATTAAACAATGCCATCACATCCACATTGTTTCAAGAATTGCATCGTGTGGGAATCAGTACGCATTTTATTCGCAAAATTTCTAGCACGGAACAGCTTGTAAGAGAAGTATCGATTATCCCACTGGAAGTGGTGGTTCGCAAAACAGTTGCCGGGAGTTTAGCGAAACGACTTGGTCTAGAAGAAGGAATGATTCTAAACGAACCAATCGTGGAGTTTTACTACAAAGATGATTCTTTAGGAGATCCTCTTGTGACGACGGAACACATTCGACTCTTACAACTTGCGACACCAGAAGAACTGGATGTATTGAAAACCGATGCTTTGACCATTTTCCAACATATGCATGACTATTTCCACAGCCATCACGTTCGCTTAGTCGATTTCAAATTGGAATTTGGACGAACGTCAACAGGCGACATTTTGTTAGCAGATGAAATTTCACCTGATACTTGCAGATTATGGGACGAGACAACAAATGAAAAATTAGATAAAGATGTGTTTAGACGTGGATTAGGTAATTTAACAGACGCTTATCAAACAATTGCTGACCGCATAGGAGGAACTATCGCATGA
- the purB gene encoding adenylosuccinate lyase, translating to MIERYTRPEMGAIWTEHNKYEAWLEVEILACEAWAKLGDIPTEDVKKIRENASFDVNRILEIEEETRHDVVAFTRAVSETLGEERKWVHYGLTSTDVVDTALSYLIKQANEILRNDLQRFIAILTEKAKEHKYTVMMGRTHGVHAEPTTFGLKLALWREEMKRNLERFEAAAQVIETGKMSGAVGTYANIDPSVEAYVCEKLGLQIAPISTQTLQRDRHAQYMSTLALIATSIEKFATEVRGLQKSETREVEEFFAKGQKGSSAMPHKRNPIGSENMTGLARLIRGYMLTAYENVPLWHERDISHSSAERVILPDATIALNYMLNRFGNIVKNLTVYPENMKRNMDRTLGLIYSQRVLLALIDKGLSREKAYDTVQPRAMEAWEKQVHFRQLVEEDETISSHLTAEELDDCFDYHYHIGQVDMLFTRLGM from the coding sequence ATGATTGAACGATATACACGCCCCGAAATGGGAGCAATATGGACAGAGCACAACAAATACGAAGCATGGCTAGAGGTTGAAATTTTAGCATGTGAAGCATGGGCCAAACTTGGGGATATTCCAACGGAAGATGTAAAGAAAATCCGAGAAAATGCTTCGTTCGATGTGAACCGCATTTTAGAAATCGAAGAAGAAACGAGACATGATGTTGTAGCGTTTACGCGTGCTGTTTCCGAAACGCTAGGAGAAGAACGTAAGTGGGTACATTATGGTCTCACATCAACAGATGTTGTCGATACTGCTTTGTCATACTTGATTAAACAAGCAAACGAGATCTTACGAAATGATCTTCAACGTTTCATCGCGATTTTGACAGAAAAAGCGAAAGAACATAAATATACCGTCATGATGGGACGAACACATGGTGTGCATGCAGAACCAACGACATTCGGACTTAAATTAGCATTGTGGCGAGAAGAAATGAAACGAAATTTAGAACGGTTTGAAGCGGCTGCGCAAGTGATTGAAACAGGTAAAATGTCAGGTGCAGTTGGTACGTATGCCAATATCGATCCATCGGTAGAAGCGTATGTATGTGAAAAATTAGGACTACAAATTGCACCGATTTCCACGCAAACGTTGCAACGAGATCGCCATGCTCAATACATGAGTACGCTCGCTTTAATTGCTACTTCGATTGAAAAATTTGCCACAGAAGTACGGGGACTACAAAAGTCGGAAACAAGGGAAGTAGAAGAATTTTTTGCTAAAGGGCAAAAAGGTTCTTCTGCAATGCCGCACAAGCGTAATCCAATAGGTTCGGAAAATATGACCGGACTTGCCCGTTTAATCCGTGGGTATATGTTGACTGCATATGAGAATGTCCCACTTTGGCATGAACGCGACATTTCGCATTCATCTGCAGAACGCGTTATTTTGCCAGATGCGACGATTGCATTAAATTACATGTTAAATCGATTTGGAAATATCGTGAAAAATTTAACGGTGTATCCGGAAAATATGAAACGCAATATGGACCGTACACTTGGCTTAATTTATTCCCAACGAGTATTGTTAGCCCTTATTGACAAAGGACTATCTCGAGAAAAGGCGTACGATACCGTTCAACCTCGAGCAATGGAAGCGTGGGAGAAACAAGTACATTTCCGACAATTAGTGGAAGAGGATGAGACAATTTCTTCGCATCTAACAGCGGAAGAATTAGATGATTGTTTTGATTATCACTACCATATCGGACAAGTGGATATGTTGTTTACGCGTTTAGGAATGTAA
- a CDS encoding NCS2 family permease: MRKFFRFEELGTNYKREIIGGLTTFLAMAYILVVNPLTLSLDSVPDLPDAMRMDAGAVFVATALAAAVGSLFMGIIARYPIALAPGMGLNAFFAYTVVLNYGIPWQTALTGVLFSGLIFILLTLSGIRETIINAIPAPLKYAVGAGIGLFITFIGFQNAGIVVDNPATLVGLGDFASPNTLLAIFGLVLTVILMVRKVNGGIFIGMIVTAIIGMIFSLVDLPSSIIGKIPDVSPTFGVAFDPIFHNFGSLMTMDFLVIVLTFLFVDFFDTAGTLVAVATQAGLMKENKLPRAGKALLADSLATVTGAIFGTSTTTSYIESSAGVAAGAKSGFAAVVTGLLFLLSLFFYPVLSVITSAVTAPALIIVGVLMVASLGLIEWNRFEIAVPAFLTVIAMPLGYSIATGIAIGFIFYPITMIVSGRWKEVHPIMYGLFVVFTLYFIFLK, encoded by the coding sequence ATGAGAAAGTTTTTTCGCTTTGAAGAGTTAGGAACAAATTACAAACGAGAAATAATTGGGGGACTGACAACGTTCCTTGCGATGGCGTACATCTTAGTGGTCAATCCATTAACGCTATCGTTAGATTCAGTTCCAGATTTGCCAGATGCAATGAGAATGGATGCAGGTGCCGTTTTCGTTGCAACTGCTTTAGCTGCAGCGGTCGGATCGTTATTTATGGGGATTATCGCAAGGTATCCGATTGCGCTTGCACCAGGAATGGGACTGAACGCATTTTTTGCTTATACAGTTGTATTAAATTACGGTATTCCATGGCAAACTGCTTTAACCGGAGTTTTATTTTCTGGACTTATTTTTATTTTACTAACACTGTCGGGTATACGAGAAACTATTATTAATGCCATTCCCGCACCGCTAAAATATGCGGTAGGAGCGGGTATTGGACTATTCATCACATTTATTGGCTTTCAAAATGCAGGGATCGTAGTAGATAATCCAGCAACACTTGTGGGATTAGGCGATTTTGCAAGCCCCAATACGTTACTTGCGATTTTCGGATTAGTATTGACAGTTATCTTAATGGTTCGAAAAGTAAATGGTGGAATTTTTATTGGAATGATCGTGACTGCTATTATTGGAATGATTTTCTCGCTAGTAGATTTGCCGTCTTCTATTATTGGGAAAATTCCAGACGTTTCACCGACGTTCGGTGTAGCGTTTGATCCAATCTTCCATAACTTCGGATCTTTAATGACGATGGATTTTCTTGTTATCGTTCTAACATTTTTGTTTGTTGACTTCTTTGACACAGCAGGCACATTGGTCGCGGTTGCAACACAAGCAGGACTAATGAAAGAAAATAAATTGCCTCGAGCAGGTAAAGCATTACTAGCAGATTCCCTTGCGACCGTTACAGGTGCCATTTTTGGTACATCGACAACTACATCATATATTGAGTCAAGTGCAGGAGTAGCAGCTGGAGCAAAATCAGGTTTTGCTGCAGTAGTTACAGGACTGCTTTTCCTATTATCCTTGTTCTTTTACCCAGTGCTAAGTGTCATTACTTCAGCCGTTACAGCACCGGCATTAATTATAGTAGGGGTACTTATGGTTGCTTCATTAGGATTAATTGAATGGAATCGATTTGAAATTGCGGTACCCGCGTTTTTAACTGTAATCGCAATGCCACTTGGATATAGTATTGCGACGGGGATTGCAATTGGATTCATCTTCTATCCTATAACGATGATCGTAAGTGGACGATGGAAAGAAGTGCATCCAATCATGTATGGCTTGTTCGTTGTTTTCACCTTGTATTTCATCTTTCTTAAATAA
- the purE gene encoding 5-(carboxyamino)imidazole ribonucleotide mutase — protein sequence MHPKVGVIMGSSSDWETMKHACEKLDELHVPYEKQVVSAHRTPDLMFEYAETARDRGLQVIIAGAGGAAHLPGMVASKTTLPVIGVPVESKALKGLDSLLSIVQMPGGVPVATVAIGKAGATNAAILATQILAATDLSLANQLEEQRAKTKDTVMKMTGDLV from the coding sequence ATGCATCCAAAAGTTGGCGTGATTATGGGAAGTTCAAGTGACTGGGAAACGATGAAGCATGCATGTGAAAAATTAGACGAGTTGCATGTGCCATATGAAAAACAAGTAGTTTCTGCACATCGTACGCCAGATTTAATGTTTGAATATGCAGAAACAGCGCGAGATAGAGGTTTGCAAGTAATAATCGCAGGTGCTGGAGGTGCTGCTCATTTACCGGGAATGGTTGCTTCGAAAACAACACTTCCAGTCATTGGTGTTCCGGTTGAATCTAAAGCATTAAAAGGGTTAGATTCCCTTTTATCAATCGTCCAAATGCCTGGTGGTGTACCAGTAGCAACTGTGGCAATTGGTAAAGCAGGGGCAACGAATGCAGCAATACTTGCAACACAAATATTAGCGGCGACGGACTTGTCTTTGGCTAATCAATTGGAAGAACAAAGAGCGAAAACGAAGGATACAGTCATGAAAATGACAGGTGATTTAGTATGA
- a CDS encoding PQQ-binding-like beta-propeller repeat protein, translating to MGSSKTWLAAGIGMIVVVLALIVLILTFGWNGDDKDEANPDNGTSTSQGSDSGTLTAENGTDFKVEYPTTEWMTNGGDYYNRRYANLDQITTENIKNLKPEWVTSLGSGTEFKYSGEATPVVIDGVMYITTGANDVLALDAVTGEKVWEYRPEIAQEMDTVCCGWVNRGVGFGDGMIFATLLDARLVALDQKTGEVVWEREVANWEEGYTITGAPLYYNGKVYTGVAGGEYGIRGRLTAFDADNGREIWRFYTIPGPGEKGHETWPEDNDAWMTGGGPIWQTPAVDPELGYLYFATGNTSPDLDGSNRAGDNLYANSIMAIDAETGEYKWHFQEVHHDIWDMDPANPVILYDVEMDGEMKKGIAQAGKTGWVYFLDRTTGEPLVGIEEKEVPQDDRQHTSPTQPYPIGDAFVPQEVTDEAVKEDLSDDFEGEYGKIFDPFWETPLVVKPSPQGGANWPPSAYNPDTEYFYVLGNDNYFTFTRSDEKFKEGDAYLGSVFAPVLEAPQRGTVTAIDVKTNKIAWQVDWDAIAYSGVLTTKGNLVFVGHNDGRIIAYDAKTGDQVWEYMTDAGANAPPISYEVDGVQYISILSAGNTLAGSKHGDKMYTFKLDGTFKDGNVTNAGKGTPSTDTPSKGGDDKDTASAETDKGMDVFKNNCLACHGEQGAGGHNGPNLQDSKTAEDLDKVVARIKEGGSSMPSFDGILSEEEINAVAKYVNEVLSPLGK from the coding sequence ATGGGGTCTAGTAAAACTTGGCTAGCTGCAGGTATTGGGATGATTGTCGTAGTATTAGCTCTTATTGTTTTAATTTTGACGTTTGGCTGGAATGGAGACGACAAGGACGAAGCAAATCCTGATAATGGGACAAGTACTTCCCAAGGATCTGACTCAGGCACGTTAACTGCAGAGAATGGAACAGATTTTAAAGTAGAGTATCCAACGACTGAATGGATGACGAATGGTGGAGACTATTACAATCGTCGTTATGCAAACTTGGATCAAATTACAACAGAGAATATTAAAAACTTAAAGCCTGAATGGGTGACGAGTCTTGGCTCTGGCACAGAATTTAAATATTCTGGTGAAGCAACTCCAGTCGTTATTGATGGTGTAATGTACATTACGACTGGTGCAAATGATGTACTTGCATTAGACGCAGTGACAGGTGAAAAGGTATGGGAATATCGTCCTGAAATCGCACAAGAGATGGATACGGTTTGTTGTGGTTGGGTAAACCGTGGTGTTGGTTTTGGCGATGGCATGATTTTCGCAACGTTACTTGATGCGCGTTTAGTAGCATTAGACCAAAAAACTGGTGAAGTTGTTTGGGAACGTGAAGTAGCAAACTGGGAAGAAGGATATACAATTACTGGAGCTCCACTTTATTACAATGGAAAAGTGTATACAGGAGTTGCTGGTGGGGAATATGGAATTCGTGGACGCTTAACGGCGTTTGATGCGGATAATGGTCGTGAAATCTGGCGTTTCTATACGATTCCTGGGCCTGGGGAAAAAGGACATGAAACTTGGCCAGAAGATAACGATGCATGGATGACTGGTGGAGGACCAATTTGGCAAACACCAGCTGTTGACCCTGAACTAGGTTATTTATATTTTGCAACTGGTAATACTTCTCCTGATTTAGATGGTAGTAACCGTGCAGGAGATAACTTGTATGCAAACTCTATTATGGCAATTGATGCTGAAACAGGGGAATATAAATGGCATTTCCAAGAAGTACATCATGATATTTGGGATATGGATCCTGCCAACCCAGTTATTTTATATGATGTAGAGATGGATGGAGAAATGAAAAAAGGAATTGCGCAAGCTGGTAAAACAGGATGGGTGTATTTCTTAGATCGTACAACTGGTGAACCATTAGTTGGTATTGAAGAAAAAGAAGTTCCGCAAGATGATCGACAACATACTTCACCAACTCAACCGTATCCAATCGGGGACGCTTTCGTACCTCAAGAAGTAACGGATGAAGCGGTTAAAGAAGATTTGTCGGATGATTTTGAAGGCGAATATGGTAAAATTTTCGATCCTTTCTGGGAAACACCGTTAGTGGTAAAACCATCACCACAAGGTGGGGCTAACTGGCCACCATCCGCATATAATCCGGATACAGAATATTTCTACGTATTAGGAAATGATAATTATTTCACGTTTACTCGTAGTGATGAAAAGTTCAAAGAAGGAGACGCTTATTTAGGATCAGTCTTTGCTCCTGTATTAGAAGCTCCTCAAAGAGGAACTGTCACAGCGATTGATGTGAAAACAAACAAAATTGCATGGCAAGTGGATTGGGATGCAATTGCGTACAGTGGTGTGTTAACAACAAAAGGGAACTTAGTATTTGTTGGACATAATGATGGTCGCATTATCGCATACGATGCGAAAACTGGCGATCAAGTGTGGGAATACATGACCGATGCTGGGGCTAATGCTCCTCCAATTTCCTATGAAGTTGACGGCGTACAATACATCTCTATTTTATCTGCTGGTAATACTCTAGCTGGTTCCAAACATGGAGATAAAATGTACACGTTTAAATTAGATGGAACATTTAAAGACGGAAATGTTACCAATGCTGGTAAAGGTACCCCTTCTACTGATACTCCATCAAAAGGTGGAGATGACAAAGACACTGCTTCAGCAGAAACAGATAAAGGTATGGACGTCTTTAAAAACAACTGTTTAGCTTGTCATGGAGAACAAGGTGCTGGTGGTCATAATGGACCAAATCTTCAAGATAGTAAAACGGCGGAGGATTTAGATAAAGTAGTCGCTCGTATTAAAGAAGGAGGATCATCAATGCCATCGTTTGACGGTATTTTATCCGAAGAAGAAATTAATGCAGTGGCGAAATATGTAAATGAAGTATTGAGCCCATTAGGAAAATAA
- the purQ gene encoding phosphoribosylformylglycinamidine synthase subunit PurQ: MKFAVIVFPGSNCDIDMYHVIKDELGEDVEYVWHQEADLQAFDGILIPGGFSYGDYLRCGAIAQFSTIMTAIQEAAAAGKPILGVCNGFQILTEAGLLPGALLRNQNLKFMCRTVRLKVENNDTMFTTSYEQGEEIHIPIAHGEGNYICDDKTLQSLKDNRQIVFTYASENPNGSIENIAGVVNEAGNVLGMMPHPERAVHELLGGADGLRLFQSIVKHWRESHVSHV; the protein is encoded by the coding sequence ATGAAATTCGCGGTAATCGTATTTCCTGGATCGAATTGTGACATTGATATGTATCATGTGATAAAAGACGAGTTAGGAGAAGACGTGGAATACGTGTGGCATCAGGAAGCTGATTTGCAGGCATTCGACGGCATTCTTATACCGGGTGGTTTCTCTTACGGCGATTACTTACGCTGCGGTGCAATTGCCCAATTTTCCACGATTATGACGGCGATACAAGAAGCGGCAGCTGCTGGAAAGCCGATTCTAGGCGTATGTAATGGGTTTCAAATTTTAACGGAAGCAGGTTTGCTTCCTGGAGCACTGCTTCGCAACCAAAATTTAAAATTCATGTGCCGAACAGTTCGATTAAAAGTGGAAAACAACGACACGATGTTTACTACTTCCTATGAACAAGGAGAAGAAATTCATATTCCAATTGCTCATGGTGAGGGAAATTACATCTGCGACGACAAAACGTTGCAATCCTTAAAAGACAATCGACAAATTGTGTTTACGTACGCATCCGAAAATCCGAACGGCAGTATCGAAAATATTGCTGGTGTGGTGAATGAAGCAGGTAATGTTCTTGGGATGATGCCTCATCCAGAGAGAGCTGTGCACGAATTACTAGGCGGAGCAGATGGTCTGCGCTTATTCCAATCAATTGTGAAGCACTGGAGGGAATCACATGTCAGTCACGTTTGA
- the purS gene encoding phosphoribosylformylglycinamidine synthase subunit PurS: MKKVNIFVTLRESILDPQGSAVKGALHSHGFPEVQDVRIGKYLELMIDDSVEDIDAAVNEMCQKLLTNTVIENYRFEIEEVAAI, translated from the coding sequence ATGAAAAAAGTGAACATATTTGTCACACTCAGAGAAAGTATTTTGGATCCGCAAGGTTCTGCAGTAAAAGGAGCACTTCACTCCCACGGGTTTCCAGAGGTACAAGATGTGCGTATTGGAAAGTACTTAGAATTGATGATCGATGATTCGGTGGAAGACATAGATGCTGCGGTGAATGAAATGTGTCAAAAGCTGTTAACGAATACGGTCATTGAAAATTATCGATTCGAAATTGAGGAGGTTGCAGCGATATGA